In one Methanomassiliicoccales archaeon genomic region, the following are encoded:
- a CDS encoding NifB/NifX family molybdenum-iron cluster-binding protein gives MKIGIPSNMPGGLEAGVSAHFGHCDLFTAVEIEGSQIKNVWTIDNDGEHNCMVPVRKMADSGIGAVLIGGIGRRPLMEFQNNGIKVFVGAEGSVKEALTSYMNQGLLEATIQDVCMGSGHCH, from the coding sequence ATGAAAATAGGAATACCAAGTAACATGCCAGGGGGACTAGAGGCGGGAGTGTCCGCTCATTTCGGACATTGCGATCTTTTCACTGCGGTGGAGATCGAGGGGAGTCAGATCAAGAACGTATGGACGATCGACAACGATGGGGAACATAATTGCATGGTCCCGGTCAGAAAGATGGCCGATTCCGGAATAGGCGCCGTTTTGATCGGTGGTATTGGCCGCCGCCCGCTGATGGAGTTCCAGAACAATGGCATCAAGGTTTTCGTGGGGGCTGAAGGATCGGTGAAGGAGGCTCTGACCAGTTACATGAACCAGGGCCTGTTGGAAGCGACCATCCAGGATGTATGTATGGGTTCAGGACATTGCCATTAA
- a CDS encoding DUF134 domain-containing protein translates to MSESVRPGRPRCPRRIENEPVVSYFKPQGVPLKDLDFVLLSLEELEVVRLIDLENLNQEEAAQRMGISRRALWVDLQSARKKIVEALVSGKAIEIKGGDFVLKKSRTCSCGDCLTEWEILDAADEAPCCPNCGSIDIHYDRKSQEVDGRRRCCKGHCRQSNETDGRDA, encoded by the coding sequence ATGAGCGAATCAGTGAGACCCGGACGACCAAGATGCCCAAGACGGATTGAAAACGAGCCGGTGGTGTCTTACTTCAAGCCTCAGGGGGTTCCGCTTAAGGACCTGGATTTTGTCCTTCTGTCACTAGAGGAACTGGAGGTAGTTCGATTGATCGACCTTGAAAATCTGAATCAAGAGGAGGCTGCCCAAAGGATGGGCATCTCTAGACGTGCCCTATGGGTGGACCTTCAGAGCGCCCGTAAGAAGATCGTCGAAGCTCTTGTGAGCGGAAAGGCGATTGAGATCAAAGGGGGCGACTTCGTTCTGAAGAAGTCCAGGACATGTTCGTGTGGAGATTGCCTGACCGAATGGGAAATCCTTGACGCAGCTGATGAAGCACCCTGTTGCCCCAATTGCGGTAGCATCGATATTCATTACGACAGGAAGAGCCAGGAAGTTGATGGAAGAAGGAGATGCTGCAAAGGCCATTGCCGCCAGTCCAACGAGACTGACGGGAGAGATGCTTGA